A single window of Parabacteroides sp. FAFU027 DNA harbors:
- a CDS encoding type II toxin-antitoxin system RelE family toxin, producing MIVRIDKSFEKDVNKIKDKSFHLKIADCIEQIMTIEQISSIKNLKKLKGAENFYRIRIGEYRLGILIENDSITFIRCLHRKDIYKYFPR from the coding sequence ATGATTGTTCGTATCGACAAGTCCTTTGAAAAGGATGTCAATAAAATAAAGGATAAGTCATTTCACTTGAAAATTGCAGATTGTATCGAGCAGATCATGACTATTGAACAAATTTCATCAATCAAGAATCTAAAGAAATTGAAAGGAGCTGAAAACTTCTACCGAATCAGAATTGGTGAATATAGATTAGGCATTTTGATAGAAAACGATTCAATTACTTTTATCAGATGTCTCCATCGCAAAGATATTTACAAATACTTTCCCAGATAG